The following coding sequences are from one Paenibacillus stellifer window:
- a CDS encoding carbohydrate ABC transporter permease: MTILTQTKMKPTAKRASRSGEKSLTSGAAFLLMAVVSLVTLFPLFWLFSSSLKDISEIFINPPIWIPTTLHWENFTELFVNRKFGIITWNSLLLSTTMTVTALLFCSLAGFAFAKYKFRGKDLLFIFVLASLMIPHEATMVPLFVIYKNLHLIDNIWGVILPDLANAFGIFFMRQYCSTIPDEMMEAARIDGCSEISMFRKIILPNLKSAFAALGIILFVKQWNNFLWPSVILRSQEHMTLSVALKALEDSNNTPYHLIMAGSVVSVLPLLIIVLIFQRQLISGMIDGAVKG, encoded by the coding sequence TTGACGATACTGACTCAGACGAAAATGAAGCCCACAGCGAAGAGGGCCAGCCGTTCAGGAGAAAAGAGCCTGACTTCCGGAGCAGCCTTCCTCCTGATGGCGGTCGTCTCCCTCGTGACCCTGTTCCCGCTGTTCTGGCTGTTCAGCTCGTCGCTTAAAGATATCAGCGAGATTTTCATCAATCCGCCGATCTGGATTCCGACGACGCTGCACTGGGAGAATTTCACCGAGCTGTTCGTGAACCGCAAATTCGGCATCATAACCTGGAACAGCCTGCTGCTGTCCACGACCATGACGGTTACCGCGCTGCTGTTCTGCAGTCTGGCGGGCTTCGCCTTTGCCAAATACAAGTTCCGGGGCAAGGACTTGCTGTTCATCTTCGTGCTTGCCTCGCTGATGATTCCGCATGAAGCGACGATGGTTCCGCTCTTCGTCATTTACAAAAATCTGCACCTGATCGACAACATCTGGGGCGTGATTTTGCCCGACCTGGCCAACGCATTCGGCATCTTCTTCATGCGGCAGTACTGCAGCACGATTCCCGATGAAATGATGGAGGCGGCCCGGATCGACGGCTGCAGCGAGATCAGCATGTTCCGCAAGATTATTTTGCCCAACCTGAAGTCCGCTTTCGCCGCGCTGGGAATTATCCTGTTCGTCAAGCAGTGGAACAACTTCCTGTGGCCGTCCGTCATTCTGCGCTCCCAGGAGCATATGACGCTCTCCGTGGCGCTGAAGGCGCTGGAGGACAGCAACAACACGCCGTATCATCTCATCATGGCCGGCTCGGTCGTCAGCGTGCTTCCGCTGCTTATTATCGTGTTGATCTTCCAGCGTCAGCTGATCTCCGGCATGATTGACGGGGCGGTCAAGGGATAG
- a CDS encoding ABC transporter substrate-binding protein, with amino-acid sequence MQNKRGKMLLSGLFAASMLLSACSGSNSQNASGSGGTQQGGGEKVKLVVWIWEQAKAGIDLNMDRFKEAYPNIDVEFQTMKSTDLYQKYLVSSNTDDAVPDVLALESTNLSQMVQINSLLDITDRVAPYKDKIVPYKWKDATMDDKVYAMPWDSGPVVMFYRNDLFEKAGLPTDPDEVASKLKTWNDYYEAAKLVKEKTGAFMYGDSKTNSSNRVFESMMWQRGLWYFDENGKVAVDSPEVKEIADYLIKMQKEGLVYDARANTDPWGNAISQGQIATVVGGSWHDATIEKQYSPQDSGKWSVTTMPKWSADDQYGGANQGGSNLAINKNSKHPDEAWKFIEFMLGNEESQTKMMLEAGLFPSLTTVYTTSAMDKQFDYFKGQPVLKTYAKSLESTYPLAYTSDFPMANKLMTDVWAKVFLNNASSEDALKAMADELRQKTKRE; translated from the coding sequence ATGCAGAACAAAAGAGGGAAAATGCTGCTTTCCGGGCTCTTCGCGGCTTCCATGCTGCTCAGCGCCTGCTCGGGTTCCAATTCGCAGAACGCTTCCGGTTCGGGCGGGACACAGCAGGGAGGAGGAGAGAAGGTCAAGCTGGTCGTCTGGATCTGGGAGCAGGCCAAAGCGGGAATCGATCTCAACATGGACCGCTTCAAGGAAGCCTATCCGAATATCGACGTCGAATTCCAGACCATGAAATCCACCGACCTCTATCAGAAATATCTGGTGTCTTCCAATACGGATGATGCGGTGCCGGATGTGCTGGCGCTGGAATCGACGAATCTCTCGCAGATGGTGCAGATCAACTCGCTGCTCGACATCACCGACCGTGTGGCGCCGTACAAGGATAAAATCGTGCCTTACAAATGGAAGGACGCCACCATGGACGACAAAGTCTACGCCATGCCATGGGACAGCGGCCCGGTGGTGATGTTCTACCGAAACGACCTGTTCGAGAAGGCCGGCCTGCCGACCGATCCGGATGAAGTCGCCTCGAAACTCAAGACATGGAACGATTATTACGAAGCCGCCAAGCTCGTGAAGGAGAAGACCGGAGCGTTCATGTACGGTGATTCCAAGACGAACTCCAGCAACCGCGTCTTCGAATCGATGATGTGGCAGCGCGGGCTCTGGTATTTCGACGAGAATGGCAAGGTCGCAGTGGACAGCCCGGAAGTGAAGGAGATCGCGGATTATCTCATCAAGATGCAGAAGGAAGGGCTCGTCTATGACGCCCGCGCGAACACCGATCCTTGGGGCAATGCCATCAGCCAAGGCCAAATCGCGACTGTCGTCGGGGGCTCCTGGCATGACGCGACGATCGAGAAGCAGTACTCCCCGCAGGATTCGGGCAAATGGTCGGTGACGACGATGCCGAAATGGTCTGCGGATGACCAGTACGGCGGAGCCAATCAGGGCGGTTCCAACCTCGCGATCAACAAGAACTCGAAGCATCCGGACGAAGCGTGGAAGTTCATCGAATTCATGCTGGGCAACGAAGAGTCGCAGACCAAGATGATGCTGGAAGCGGGATTGTTCCCGTCGCTGACCACCGTGTACACAACCTCGGCTATGGATAAGCAGTTCGACTATTTCAAAGGACAGCCTGTTCTGAAGACGTACGCCAAATCGCTGGAGAGTACGTATCCGCTGGCTTACACCTCCGATTTCCCGATGGCCAACAAGCTGATGACCGATGTGTGGGCGAAGGTCTTTCTGAACAATGCGTCTTCGGAAGACGCGCTTAAGGCCATGGCCGACGAGCTTCGCCAGAAGACCAAGAGAGAGTAG
- a CDS encoding carbohydrate ABC transporter permease, translated as MERTGWNRQLRYAPYLYISPYFILFGIFSLYPIIYSFYLSLTEWNGSRDKLFVGLDNYAALLRDHYFWLSLWNSVVIFLMYVPLMLFLGLIFASMLNSNWMVGKGFFRMALFVPNFVSVVAVSFVFVLLFNTQDGLINTFLMNLGWIKNPLPWLDSPWWARFSVASMVLYRWLGYNMLLLMTGLQSIPKDLYEAAYVDGATKVKSFFLITIPLVKKMLLFCTVLSTIGTFSLFTEPYILTKGGPLNSTLTPVLMLYNESFQNFNFGYASSIAVCFFILMMTVSLIQMRLFDEK; from the coding sequence ATGGAAAGGACAGGCTGGAACAGGCAGCTCCGCTATGCTCCGTATCTGTACATTTCCCCATACTTTATATTATTCGGCATCTTCTCGCTGTACCCGATCATCTATTCCTTCTATCTCAGTCTGACGGAGTGGAACGGATCGCGCGACAAGCTGTTCGTGGGGCTGGACAATTATGCGGCCCTGTTGAGAGATCATTACTTCTGGCTGTCGCTGTGGAACAGCGTCGTTATCTTCCTGATGTATGTGCCGCTGATGCTGTTTCTCGGCTTGATTTTTGCCAGCATGCTGAATTCGAACTGGATGGTGGGCAAGGGATTTTTCCGGATGGCCCTGTTCGTGCCGAACTTTGTGTCGGTGGTCGCCGTATCGTTCGTATTCGTGCTGCTGTTCAACACCCAGGACGGGCTGATCAATACGTTTCTTATGAATCTGGGCTGGATCAAGAACCCGCTTCCGTGGCTGGATTCCCCCTGGTGGGCGCGCTTCTCGGTGGCGTCGATGGTGCTGTACCGCTGGCTCGGCTACAATATGCTGCTCCTGATGACGGGACTTCAGAGCATTCCGAAGGATCTGTACGAAGCGGCCTATGTCGACGGGGCAACGAAGGTGAAGAGCTTCTTCCTGATCACGATTCCTCTGGTCAAAAAAATGCTGCTCTTCTGCACCGTACTCTCCACCATCGGCACCTTCTCGCTGTTCACCGAACCCTACATCCTCACCAAAGGCGGTCCGCTCAATTCGACGCTTACGCCGGTGCTGATGCTGTACAATGAAAGCTTTCAAAATTTCAACTTCGGCTACGCCTCATCGATCGCGGTCTGCTTCTTCATCCTGATGATGACCGTCTCGCTGATCCAGATGCGTCTGTTCGATGAGAAATAA
- a CDS encoding cache domain-containing sensor histidine kinase yields MKWRASYRGDRRSPPAVPVGRSMYAKLLMFFMVIALLPLAVMGYFSTHKSSQIVNAQFGSYGMNAIEELKLLLDTSVAQMDNITGNLLNYLISTPIVIEEGETPSYSRYQEEQALRRYLMSFETVNIVSVSVVTPSGKIIGSGAIDPIRLADSSFWHGASGDGGRQVIIHRSDYYYSFVEENTVISLVVPVKDHFGLPSGSRILIDTKADPVVDLLRAFQHNMNAHLQIRSGDGAVLLQSSEGYVGAEDDVVWSGVMEREGWTVEARVPHSEFYRSSGVILNYTLLVAGCTLVFVILIAHFFSLRLTRPIQKLTQSMRRFGQGELFIQTPVLSSDELGYLSRSFNRMTGQIQELVREISRTEKLRGEAELRALHYQINPHLLFNTLNTIQWKARLAGRRDIQRMVEHLVAVLDSSLSVSRTLITLEEELDVVQHFIEIQRFRYDDAFKFTMEAAPELMTCLVPRMVFQPLLENIFFHGFTDGEGEIRLSLSSGPDGITAVLTDNGLGIKPEHLQYVRDGQVVPGKKGGLGLRNVMERFSMHFGDSCTFTIESERNHGTKVTIRWPKTYGETAP; encoded by the coding sequence ATGAAATGGCGCGCTTCGTATCGCGGAGACCGGCGCAGCCCTCCTGCGGTACCGGTCGGCCGGAGCATGTACGCCAAGCTGCTGATGTTCTTCATGGTCATTGCGCTGCTGCCGCTGGCAGTCATGGGGTACTTCTCCACCCACAAATCGTCGCAGATCGTGAATGCGCAGTTCGGAAGCTACGGGATGAACGCGATCGAGGAGCTGAAGCTGCTGCTGGACACCAGCGTGGCGCAGATGGACAATATTACGGGAAATCTGTTAAATTATTTGATCTCTACGCCGATTGTGATCGAAGAGGGCGAGACGCCGAGCTACAGCCGCTATCAGGAGGAGCAAGCGCTGCGGCGCTACCTGATGTCTTTTGAGACGGTCAATATTGTAAGCGTTTCAGTTGTGACTCCGTCGGGTAAAATTATCGGCAGCGGCGCGATCGATCCTATCCGGCTGGCGGATTCCTCCTTCTGGCACGGCGCTTCCGGCGACGGGGGACGGCAGGTCATCATCCATCGTTCAGATTACTATTACAGCTTCGTGGAAGAGAACACGGTCATCAGTCTCGTGGTGCCGGTTAAGGACCATTTCGGACTCCCTTCGGGCAGCCGGATTCTGATCGATACGAAGGCGGACCCTGTGGTCGATCTGCTGCGGGCGTTCCAGCATAACATGAACGCCCATCTGCAGATCCGCTCGGGAGACGGCGCTGTGCTGCTCCAGAGCTCTGAGGGATACGTCGGCGCGGAGGACGATGTGGTGTGGTCCGGCGTTATGGAGCGGGAGGGCTGGACCGTTGAAGCCCGGGTGCCGCATAGCGAGTTCTACCGGTCCTCCGGCGTGATCCTCAATTACACGCTGCTCGTTGCGGGCTGCACGCTCGTCTTCGTCATCCTGATAGCTCATTTCTTCTCGCTCCGCCTCACGCGGCCCATTCAGAAGCTTACCCAATCCATGCGGAGATTCGGCCAGGGAGAGCTGTTCATTCAGACGCCCGTGCTGTCCTCTGACGAGCTCGGCTATTTAAGCCGCTCGTTCAACCGGATGACCGGGCAGATTCAGGAGCTGGTACGCGAGATCAGCCGGACCGAGAAGCTGCGGGGCGAAGCGGAGCTGCGGGCGCTGCACTACCAGATCAATCCGCATCTGCTCTTTAACACCCTGAACACCATCCAGTGGAAGGCGAGACTGGCCGGCCGCCGTGATATTCAGAGGATGGTCGAGCATCTCGTCGCTGTGCTGGACAGCAGCCTGTCGGTATCAAGGACGCTGATCACGCTGGAAGAAGAGCTGGATGTCGTCCAGCATTTTATCGAGATCCAGCGGTTTCGCTACGACGACGCCTTTAAGTTCACGATGGAGGCGGCGCCGGAGCTGATGACTTGCCTTGTTCCGCGCATGGTGTTCCAGCCGCTGCTGGAGAACATCTTCTTTCACGGCTTTACGGACGGGGAAGGCGAAATCAGGCTGTCGCTGTCTTCCGGACCGGATGGAATTACGGCGGTGCTGACCGACAACGGGCTTGGCATCAAGCCGGAGCATTTGCAATATGTCAGAGACGGTCAAGTCGTTCCCGGCAAAAAGGGCGGGCTTGGCCTGCGGAACGTGATGGAGCGCTTTAGCATGCATTTTGGCGATAGCTGTACGTTTACGATTGAGTCAGAACGAAACCATGGAACGAAGGTGACGATACGATGGCCCAAGACTTACGGAGAGACCGCCCCCTGA
- a CDS encoding beta-galactosidase encodes MRFGVDYYPEHCPPGLWEQDADMMRELGIEVVRMAEFSWAKMEPEPGVYDFGWLDEAIALLGERGIKTVLGTPTAAPPVWMMELHPDLYPVNAEGRRVSFGGRHHDCQSHPAYRKHIEDFVRTMALRYRDNPHVAGWQIDNELGNSHRNLCYCDYCRGQFQRWLEERHGSIEALNEAWGTVFWSQTYTSFSQIPVPLPTPNSHNPSLLLDWKRFCSSLVVKFQKWQADILREVCPGHFLTHNFMGFFDKTDYFELAKDLDFVSHDQYPMLFLEERIRRSSPSHLGMALDLMRGTKGKPFWVMEQLAGPTGTEILGSTPRPGQMRLWTYQSVAHGADAIVYFRWDTCLFGSEQYWHGILPHSRIPGRRYAEIRQSIAELAPHMEAFRGGLPEAEVAIVFSYDQEWALQIQPHHPDLNYVAHLHRYYKAFFDQSVPVDLISEHDDFSKYKVLIFPLLFVTDSKLCRKLYDYTEAGGHVLLDMRAGVKDRNNAVIPQTLPGEYAELLGLSIYDYDCLRQFGQGVKWLEDGGNAVSPVSAASGMEDDFDKTYKEAELPGLADVAGNEAGLAEAEPVGAVGTDGGEGEEEAELWCDIITAEGAEVLAVYTRDFYAGTPAVTRHAYGRGLAYYAGTELGPRMMGKLVRELMKSAGITGIAAAPDGVEIDRRRGRDGSYYFVMNHNRTTCELDIPAGWEQVSGDFGGGDGSAPGRKSREAGNAADKPGIAADKPGLYDGLAESVRIVMQPFDCALFVERD; translated from the coding sequence ATGAGATTTGGCGTTGATTATTACCCCGAGCACTGCCCGCCCGGGCTGTGGGAGCAGGATGCGGACATGATGCGGGAGCTGGGCATCGAGGTCGTGCGGATGGCGGAATTCTCCTGGGCGAAGATGGAGCCGGAGCCGGGAGTGTATGACTTCGGCTGGCTGGATGAAGCCATCGCCCTGCTGGGAGAGCGGGGGATCAAGACGGTGCTGGGCACGCCGACAGCAGCACCGCCGGTCTGGATGATGGAACTGCATCCCGATCTGTACCCGGTGAATGCGGAGGGACGAAGGGTGAGCTTCGGCGGGCGGCATCATGATTGCCAATCGCATCCGGCGTACCGGAAGCATATTGAAGATTTCGTACGCACGATGGCCTTGCGCTACCGGGACAACCCTCATGTCGCGGGCTGGCAGATCGACAATGAGCTGGGCAACAGCCACCGCAATCTGTGCTACTGCGACTACTGCCGGGGGCAGTTTCAGCGGTGGCTGGAGGAACGGCACGGCTCGATTGAGGCGCTGAACGAGGCATGGGGGACGGTGTTCTGGAGCCAGACCTACACCAGCTTCTCGCAGATTCCCGTCCCTCTGCCTACGCCTAACAGCCATAATCCGTCGCTTCTTCTGGACTGGAAACGCTTCTGCTCCAGCCTGGTCGTAAAGTTCCAGAAGTGGCAGGCCGATATTTTGCGCGAGGTATGTCCCGGGCATTTTCTTACCCATAACTTCATGGGCTTCTTTGACAAGACGGATTACTTCGAGCTGGCGAAGGATCTCGATTTCGTCTCCCATGACCAGTATCCGATGCTGTTCCTGGAGGAACGCATCCGCCGCAGCTCGCCTTCCCATCTCGGCATGGCGCTCGACCTCATGAGAGGTACGAAAGGCAAGCCGTTTTGGGTCATGGAACAGCTTGCCGGACCGACGGGCACGGAAATTCTCGGCTCGACGCCCCGACCGGGACAGATGCGGCTGTGGACGTACCAGTCCGTCGCCCACGGGGCGGATGCCATCGTCTATTTCCGGTGGGACACCTGCCTGTTCGGCAGCGAGCAGTACTGGCATGGCATTCTGCCGCACAGCCGCATTCCGGGCCGGCGCTATGCGGAGATTCGGCAGAGCATTGCCGAGCTGGCTCCCCATATGGAGGCGTTCCGGGGCGGTCTGCCCGAAGCCGAGGTCGCGATCGTGTTCAGCTATGACCAGGAATGGGCGCTGCAAATCCAGCCCCATCATCCCGATCTGAATTACGTTGCCCATCTGCACCGCTATTACAAGGCCTTCTTCGATCAGAGCGTCCCGGTTGATCTGATATCGGAGCATGACGATTTCAGCAAATATAAAGTGCTGATCTTTCCGCTTCTGTTCGTCACGGATTCTAAGCTTTGCCGCAAGCTCTATGATTATACGGAGGCAGGCGGCCATGTCCTGCTCGATATGCGGGCAGGCGTTAAGGACCGGAACAACGCCGTTATTCCACAGACGCTGCCGGGAGAGTACGCGGAGCTGCTGGGGCTGAGTATTTACGATTACGACTGCCTCCGCCAGTTCGGGCAAGGAGTGAAATGGCTGGAGGATGGCGGAAACGCCGTCTCCCCGGTCTCAGCCGCCTCCGGCATGGAGGATGATTTCGACAAGACGTACAAGGAAGCCGAGTTGCCCGGGCTCGCGGATGTGGCCGGTAATGAAGCGGGCTTGGCTGAAGCAGAGCCAGTCGGCGCGGTTGGCACGGATGGCGGCGAAGGCGAGGAAGAGGCGGAGCTGTGGTGTGACATCATCACGGCGGAAGGCGCGGAGGTTCTGGCCGTCTATACCCGGGATTTCTACGCCGGGACTCCGGCTGTAACCCGCCATGCCTACGGCCGGGGACTAGCTTATTACGCAGGCACGGAGCTGGGTCCCCGGATGATGGGTAAGCTGGTCCGGGAGCTCATGAAGAGTGCGGGTATCACCGGAATTGCCGCCGCCCCGGACGGCGTCGAGATCGACCGGAGACGGGGGAGAGACGGCAGCTATTACTTCGTTATGAACCATAACCGGACCACATGCGAGCTTGACATTCCGGCCGGATGGGAGCAGGTATCGGGAGATTTCGGGGGCGGTGACGGAAGCGCGCCCGGCAGGAAGAGCAGGGAGGCGGGGAACGCCGCAGATAAGCCAGGGATCGCCGCAGATAAGCCGGGGCTCTATGACGGATTAGCCGAATCCGTACGCATCGTCATGCAGCCCTTTGACTGTGCCTTGTTTGTGGAACGGGACTGA
- a CDS encoding 8-oxoguanine deaminase, protein MGTLLIRNARNIITMDEGRTCYPGGSLYAEGHEIKAIGYDLPYETADTVIDAMGKIVYPGLINTHHHLYQTFTRNIPWAQDCELFDWLVTLYDIWRHMQPRDVYLSAKVGLGELLKNGCTTASDHFYCFPNGISGELIDEEIQAARELGIRFFPTRGSMDLGRSAGGLPPDEVTQSINVILKDTQRVIETYHDASPFSMLRVGVAPCSPFSVSEDLLRESAKLARSYGVRMHTHLAETQDEEKFCYDKLGLRPLEYMEKTGWTGNDVWYAHGIYFNHDEIHRLGACGCGVAHCPSSNMKLSSGVLPVRQMLNAGVKLGLGVDGSASNDGSNLLAEVRQAYLLHRLTSGLNGLSAEESLWVGTVGSSRVLGWDDAIGSLEPGKAADLFMIDAGRLEFAGALFDDAALPAAVGSGRPVDMTIVGGKVVVKDGRLVGTDEEQLAREAQASAARMLEVASKRTGTNYYKHRL, encoded by the coding sequence ATGGGAACTCTGCTAATCAGGAATGCCAGAAACATCATAACCATGGATGAAGGCCGCACATGCTATCCCGGCGGCAGCCTCTATGCCGAGGGGCATGAAATCAAGGCGATCGGTTACGATCTGCCTTATGAAACGGCGGATACGGTGATCGACGCGATGGGCAAGATTGTCTATCCGGGGCTGATCAACACGCATCATCATCTGTACCAGACTTTTACCCGCAACATTCCCTGGGCCCAGGACTGCGAGCTGTTCGACTGGCTGGTCACGCTGTATGACATCTGGAGACATATGCAGCCGCGCGATGTGTACTTAAGCGCCAAGGTCGGGCTTGGCGAGCTGCTGAAGAACGGCTGCACGACGGCGTCGGATCATTTCTACTGCTTCCCGAACGGAATCAGCGGCGAGCTGATCGATGAGGAGATTCAGGCGGCGCGCGAGCTCGGCATCCGCTTCTTTCCGACGCGGGGCTCCATGGACTTGGGCAGGTCGGCCGGAGGGCTTCCGCCCGATGAGGTGACCCAGAGCATCAATGTCATTCTGAAGGACACGCAGCGGGTCATCGAGACCTATCACGATGCTTCCCCGTTCTCCATGCTTCGTGTTGGCGTGGCGCCCTGCTCGCCGTTCTCCGTCTCCGAGGACCTGCTGCGTGAATCCGCCAAGCTGGCCCGCAGCTACGGGGTGCGCATGCATACCCATCTGGCGGAGACGCAGGATGAGGAGAAATTCTGCTATGACAAGCTCGGACTCCGGCCTCTGGAATACATGGAGAAGACGGGATGGACGGGCAATGACGTGTGGTATGCGCACGGCATTTACTTCAATCACGACGAAATTCACCGGCTGGGAGCCTGCGGCTGCGGTGTCGCGCATTGCCCGAGCAGCAACATGAAGCTGTCCTCCGGCGTGCTTCCAGTCCGGCAAATGCTGAATGCCGGGGTGAAGCTGGGGCTCGGCGTTGACGGCTCCGCCTCCAACGACGGCTCGAATCTGCTGGCGGAGGTGCGCCAGGCGTACCTGCTTCACCGTCTCACCTCCGGCCTGAACGGGCTGTCGGCCGAGGAGAGCCTCTGGGTAGGCACCGTCGGCTCTTCCCGGGTGCTCGGCTGGGACGATGCCATCGGCTCCCTGGAGCCGGGCAAGGCCGCCGATCTGTTCATGATCGACGCCGGGCGGCTCGAATTCGCGGGGGCGCTGTTCGACGATGCGGCGCTGCCGGCCGCGGTCGGCAGCGGACGGCCCGTGGACATGACGATCGTCGGGGGAAAGGTTGTCGTCAAAGACGGAAGGCTGGTCGGCACGGATGAAGAGCAGCTTGCCCGGGAAGCGCAGGCCTCGGCCGCCCGGATGCTGGAGGTCGCCTCGAAGCGAACCGGAACGAACTACTACAAGCACCGACTTTAA
- a CDS encoding response regulator transcription factor has translation MAQDLRRDRPLKVLIVDDEQLVRKGLKMTVDWGRHDMTVVDDAPNGALGWEKVIRHEPDVVITDIVMPEMDGIELAQKIRNRYPHVKILFLSCHRDFAYAQQGIQIGISDYIVKTSMGEEEVERCLDKIRRECLSRPVTQLPEAPVADDGDTVTDWLRRQDAPAAAKLSAKLEKEWSWMILQSCILHLYDIGSVTKNSDTASAERRNRLKDVSQEQVGGFVLTEQAGGLVLTEKSGRLPLEEPERRPMEESEQRSLEEWGRQSVEEPERQLYRLLAPDFATGIPGRALFPCPDGSVLLLCPWDERDLAEHELLNVKLARIPGLEWREDGPVEGVMRWTEGVMRLLRLRAIERETPLSSRQHKEDIYRAIDYINRHLQLDPRAGEIADRIGVSRSYFSTVFKEATGCSLIDFITRKKLERAQSLLEMTDYRIEEIAEKAGIGDVKYFAKWFKKSTGFAPGQYRQQTKRH, from the coding sequence ATGGCCCAAGACTTACGGAGAGACCGCCCCCTGAAGGTATTGATCGTCGATGATGAACAGTTGGTCCGAAAAGGCCTGAAAATGACAGTGGATTGGGGCAGACATGATATGACCGTCGTTGATGACGCCCCGAACGGCGCTTTGGGTTGGGAGAAGGTAATCCGCCACGAGCCGGACGTTGTCATAACCGACATCGTAATGCCCGAAATGGACGGCATCGAGCTGGCACAGAAAATTCGTAACCGTTATCCCCATGTCAAAATATTGTTTCTGAGCTGTCACCGTGATTTCGCCTATGCGCAGCAGGGCATCCAGATCGGCATCTCCGACTATATCGTCAAGACCAGTATGGGCGAAGAAGAAGTAGAGCGCTGCCTGGATAAAATCCGGCGGGAATGCCTTTCCCGCCCGGTGACACAACTCCCGGAGGCGCCGGTCGCAGATGACGGGGACACCGTGACCGATTGGCTGCGGCGGCAGGATGCTCCGGCGGCTGCGAAGCTGTCGGCAAAGCTTGAGAAGGAATGGAGCTGGATGATCTTACAGAGCTGCATCCTTCACTTATACGATATTGGAAGCGTTACCAAAAATTCGGATACCGCTTCCGCTGAGAGAAGGAACCGTCTGAAAGACGTTTCACAGGAGCAGGTCGGCGGGTTTGTTCTGACGGAGCAGGCTGGCGGGCTTGTCCTGACAGAGAAATCGGGTCGGCTACCTCTGGAGGAACCGGAGCGGCGGCCTATGGAGGAATCGGAGCAGCGATCCCTTGAAGAATGGGGGCGTCAATCCGTGGAGGAGCCGGAGCGGCAGCTGTACCGGCTGCTTGCGCCGGATTTCGCAACGGGGATACCCGGACGGGCGCTCTTTCCCTGCCCGGACGGCTCGGTGCTGCTTCTCTGCCCCTGGGATGAGCGGGATCTGGCCGAGCATGAGCTGCTGAATGTGAAGCTCGCGCGCATTCCCGGACTGGAATGGAGGGAGGATGGCCCGGTCGAAGGCGTCATGCGCTGGACCGAGGGCGTGATGCGCCTTCTGCGCCTGCGGGCGATTGAACGGGAGACGCCTCTCTCAAGCCGCCAGCACAAGGAGGATATTTATCGCGCCATCGACTATATTAACCGGCATCTGCAGCTTGACCCGAGAGCGGGCGAAATCGCCGACCGGATCGGCGTCAGCCGCAGCTATTTCAGCACGGTGTTCAAGGAAGCAACCGGCTGCAGCCTGATTGATTTCATCACGCGCAAGAAGCTGGAGCGGGCGCAGAGCCTGCTGGAAATGACGGATTACCGGATCGAGGAAATTGCGGAGAAGGCCGGCATCGGCGACGTGAAGTATTTTGCCAAATGGTTCAAGAAGAGCACCGGTTTCGCTCCCGGACAATACCGCCAGCAGACAAAAAGACACTGA